In a single window of the Neodiprion virginianus isolate iyNeoVirg1 chromosome 1, iyNeoVirg1.1, whole genome shotgun sequence genome:
- the LOC124300041 gene encoding F-box/LRR-repeat protein 7 isoform X1 produces the protein MDMRRMSNWNALSVEAALQQLNTHDEEGVVRTIRRPNTTIEKLPDKVILNIFSYLSHREICRVARVCKRWRQIAYDTRLWKHVSLRPEVSGLHVGSLESLLHLISTRFGPSLRYIELPIELITHTVLHELANKCPNLTHMLLDFSTAMQLHDFSEMQAFPTKLKYMCICLSEVIFMEGFMRKIYNFINGLEILHLIGTYEKVEEEEEEIYEVINVHKLKSATPNLRVINLYGINFVDDSHIDAFSSNCIQLECLAVNFCSKVTGSTMKTLFQRSRRLTCLLMQGTNLQSEYVMQVEWEKSSVQELDITATDLSTECLIDMLTRIPGLRFLSAGQLNGFNDSVLKSWAEVGNPRNLIALDLDSSDNLTDDGLHKFLSRHGHQLWGVALSGMPHITDQLWQSILPILTNTKIVVMGTQERLGVNIHVDQLMDGIANNCPNLERLELRWDPENLRFSDKSQKAIDILRVKCIKLRCLVLSDGRYYEIVKANFERADRTTVVRTTTCSRVTNYYLLHNYKDLIFN, from the exons ATGGATATGCGAAGAATGTCGAATTGGAACGCGCTCAGCGTGGAAGCTGCTCTTCAACAGCTGAACACCCACGACGAGGAGGGCGTGGTGCGCACAATCAGGCGACCGAACACG ACGATCGAGAAACTCCCGGACAAGGTGATACTCAACATTTTCAGCTACTTGTCTCATCGAGAGATCTGCAGGGTCGCCAGAGTCTGTAAAAGATGGCGTCAAATTGCTTACGACACCCGCCTCTGGAAGCATGTATCACTGAGGCCGGAGGTCAGCGGACTTCACGTTGGATCTCTCGAAAGTCTTCTGCACTTAATAAG cACACGTTTCGGCCCGTCGTTGAGGTACATCGAGCTTCCAATCGAGTTGATAACTCATACCGTTCTTCATGAGCTGGCCAATAAATGTCCAAATTTAACGCATATGCTGCTCGATTTTTCTACCGCCATGCAGCTACACGACTTTTCCGAGATGCAGGCTTTCCCGACAAAGTTGAAATACATGTGCATTTGTCTGTCCGAAGTCATCTTCATGGAGGGTTTCATGAGAAAGATATACAACTTTATCAACGGACTGGAAATTCTACATTTGATAG gAACTTACGAGAAGGtcgaagaagaggaagaagaaatatACGAAGTGATAAACGTTCACAAACTGAAATCAGCAACGCCAAATTTGAGAGTAATCAACTTGTACGGCATTAATTTTGTGGACGATTCTCACATAGATGCATTCTCCTCAAATTGCATTCAACTCGAGTGTCTCGCCGTGAATTTCTGCTCAAAAGTTACCGGCTCCACTATGAAGACCCTCTTTCAAAGAAGCAGACGGCTGACTTGCCTTCTCATGCAAGGAACCA ACTTGCAAAGTGAGTACGTGATGCAGGTGGAGTGGGAAAAGTCCAGCGTCCAAGAATTGGACATAACAGCAACAGATTTGAGTACCGAGTGCCTGATCGATATGCTGACGCGGATTCCTGGATTACGGTTTCTCAGCGCTGGGCAATTGAACGGCTTCAATGACAGCGTACTTAAATCCTGGGCCGAGGTTGGAAATCCGAGAAATTTGATAGCCTTGGACCTAGACAGTTCGGATAACCTGACCGACGATGGTTTGCACAAATTCTTGTCAAGACACGGTCACCAGCTTTGGGGTGTAGCATTGTCGGGAATGCCTCACATCACGGACCAACTGTGGCAGAGCATTTTGCCAATTCTGACAAACACGAA GATTGTTGTTATGGGCACCCAGGAGCGGTTGGGGGTTAATATTCACGTGGATCAGCTCATGGACGGCATTGCCAATAACTGTCCCAACCTTGAACGACTCGAATTACGGTGGGATCCAGAAAATCTTCGATTCTCTGACAAGAGTCAAAAGGCTATCGACATTTTGCGGGTGAAATGTATTAAGCTTAGATGTTTGGTATTGAG CGACGGAAGGTATTACGAAATCGTTAAAGCCAACTTCGAACGAGCCGATAGAACAACGGTAGTTAGGACGACTACGTGTTCCAGAGTTACGAACTATTATTTATTGCATAACTACAAAgatttaatatttaattag
- the LOC124300041 gene encoding F-box/LRR-repeat protein 7 isoform X2, giving the protein MIEMSNWNALSVEAALQQLNTHDEEGVVRTIRRPNTTIEKLPDKVILNIFSYLSHREICRVARVCKRWRQIAYDTRLWKHVSLRPEVSGLHVGSLESLLHLISTRFGPSLRYIELPIELITHTVLHELANKCPNLTHMLLDFSTAMQLHDFSEMQAFPTKLKYMCICLSEVIFMEGFMRKIYNFINGLEILHLIGTYEKVEEEEEEIYEVINVHKLKSATPNLRVINLYGINFVDDSHIDAFSSNCIQLECLAVNFCSKVTGSTMKTLFQRSRRLTCLLMQGTNLQSEYVMQVEWEKSSVQELDITATDLSTECLIDMLTRIPGLRFLSAGQLNGFNDSVLKSWAEVGNPRNLIALDLDSSDNLTDDGLHKFLSRHGHQLWGVALSGMPHITDQLWQSILPILTNTKIVVMGTQERLGVNIHVDQLMDGIANNCPNLERLELRWDPENLRFSDKSQKAIDILRVKCIKLRCLVLSDGRYYEIVKANFERADRTTVVRTTTCSRVTNYYLLHNYKDLIFN; this is encoded by the exons AATGTCGAATTGGAACGCGCTCAGCGTGGAAGCTGCTCTTCAACAGCTGAACACCCACGACGAGGAGGGCGTGGTGCGCACAATCAGGCGACCGAACACG ACGATCGAGAAACTCCCGGACAAGGTGATACTCAACATTTTCAGCTACTTGTCTCATCGAGAGATCTGCAGGGTCGCCAGAGTCTGTAAAAGATGGCGTCAAATTGCTTACGACACCCGCCTCTGGAAGCATGTATCACTGAGGCCGGAGGTCAGCGGACTTCACGTTGGATCTCTCGAAAGTCTTCTGCACTTAATAAG cACACGTTTCGGCCCGTCGTTGAGGTACATCGAGCTTCCAATCGAGTTGATAACTCATACCGTTCTTCATGAGCTGGCCAATAAATGTCCAAATTTAACGCATATGCTGCTCGATTTTTCTACCGCCATGCAGCTACACGACTTTTCCGAGATGCAGGCTTTCCCGACAAAGTTGAAATACATGTGCATTTGTCTGTCCGAAGTCATCTTCATGGAGGGTTTCATGAGAAAGATATACAACTTTATCAACGGACTGGAAATTCTACATTTGATAG gAACTTACGAGAAGGtcgaagaagaggaagaagaaatatACGAAGTGATAAACGTTCACAAACTGAAATCAGCAACGCCAAATTTGAGAGTAATCAACTTGTACGGCATTAATTTTGTGGACGATTCTCACATAGATGCATTCTCCTCAAATTGCATTCAACTCGAGTGTCTCGCCGTGAATTTCTGCTCAAAAGTTACCGGCTCCACTATGAAGACCCTCTTTCAAAGAAGCAGACGGCTGACTTGCCTTCTCATGCAAGGAACCA ACTTGCAAAGTGAGTACGTGATGCAGGTGGAGTGGGAAAAGTCCAGCGTCCAAGAATTGGACATAACAGCAACAGATTTGAGTACCGAGTGCCTGATCGATATGCTGACGCGGATTCCTGGATTACGGTTTCTCAGCGCTGGGCAATTGAACGGCTTCAATGACAGCGTACTTAAATCCTGGGCCGAGGTTGGAAATCCGAGAAATTTGATAGCCTTGGACCTAGACAGTTCGGATAACCTGACCGACGATGGTTTGCACAAATTCTTGTCAAGACACGGTCACCAGCTTTGGGGTGTAGCATTGTCGGGAATGCCTCACATCACGGACCAACTGTGGCAGAGCATTTTGCCAATTCTGACAAACACGAA GATTGTTGTTATGGGCACCCAGGAGCGGTTGGGGGTTAATATTCACGTGGATCAGCTCATGGACGGCATTGCCAATAACTGTCCCAACCTTGAACGACTCGAATTACGGTGGGATCCAGAAAATCTTCGATTCTCTGACAAGAGTCAAAAGGCTATCGACATTTTGCGGGTGAAATGTATTAAGCTTAGATGTTTGGTATTGAG CGACGGAAGGTATTACGAAATCGTTAAAGCCAACTTCGAACGAGCCGATAGAACAACGGTAGTTAGGACGACTACGTGTTCCAGAGTTACGAACTATTATTTATTGCATAACTACAAAgatttaatatttaattag
- the LOC124300041 gene encoding F-box/LRR-repeat protein 7 isoform X4 produces MSNWNALSVEAALQQLNTHDEEGVVRTIRRPNTTIEKLPDKVILNIFSYLSHREICRVARVCKRWRQIAYDTRLWKHVSLRPEVSGLHVGSLESLLHLISTRFGPSLRYIELPIELITHTVLHELANKCPNLTHMLLDFSTAMQLHDFSEMQAFPTKLKYMCICLSEVIFMEGFMRKIYNFINGLEILHLIGTYEKVEEEEEEIYEVINVHKLKSATPNLRVINLYGINFVDDSHIDAFSSNCIQLECLAVNFCSKVTGSTMKTLFQRSRRLTCLLMQGTNLQSEYVMQVEWEKSSVQELDITATDLSTECLIDMLTRIPGLRFLSAGQLNGFNDSVLKSWAEVGNPRNLIALDLDSSDNLTDDGLHKFLSRHGHQLWGVALSGMPHITDQLWQSILPILTNTKIVVMGTQERLGVNIHVDQLMDGIANNCPNLERLELRWDPENLRFSDKSQKAIDILRVKCIKLRCLVLSDGRYYEIVKANFERADRTTVVRTTTCSRVTNYYLLHNYKDLIFN; encoded by the exons ATGTCGAATTGGAACGCGCTCAGCGTGGAAGCTGCTCTTCAACAGCTGAACACCCACGACGAGGAGGGCGTGGTGCGCACAATCAGGCGACCGAACACG ACGATCGAGAAACTCCCGGACAAGGTGATACTCAACATTTTCAGCTACTTGTCTCATCGAGAGATCTGCAGGGTCGCCAGAGTCTGTAAAAGATGGCGTCAAATTGCTTACGACACCCGCCTCTGGAAGCATGTATCACTGAGGCCGGAGGTCAGCGGACTTCACGTTGGATCTCTCGAAAGTCTTCTGCACTTAATAAG cACACGTTTCGGCCCGTCGTTGAGGTACATCGAGCTTCCAATCGAGTTGATAACTCATACCGTTCTTCATGAGCTGGCCAATAAATGTCCAAATTTAACGCATATGCTGCTCGATTTTTCTACCGCCATGCAGCTACACGACTTTTCCGAGATGCAGGCTTTCCCGACAAAGTTGAAATACATGTGCATTTGTCTGTCCGAAGTCATCTTCATGGAGGGTTTCATGAGAAAGATATACAACTTTATCAACGGACTGGAAATTCTACATTTGATAG gAACTTACGAGAAGGtcgaagaagaggaagaagaaatatACGAAGTGATAAACGTTCACAAACTGAAATCAGCAACGCCAAATTTGAGAGTAATCAACTTGTACGGCATTAATTTTGTGGACGATTCTCACATAGATGCATTCTCCTCAAATTGCATTCAACTCGAGTGTCTCGCCGTGAATTTCTGCTCAAAAGTTACCGGCTCCACTATGAAGACCCTCTTTCAAAGAAGCAGACGGCTGACTTGCCTTCTCATGCAAGGAACCA ACTTGCAAAGTGAGTACGTGATGCAGGTGGAGTGGGAAAAGTCCAGCGTCCAAGAATTGGACATAACAGCAACAGATTTGAGTACCGAGTGCCTGATCGATATGCTGACGCGGATTCCTGGATTACGGTTTCTCAGCGCTGGGCAATTGAACGGCTTCAATGACAGCGTACTTAAATCCTGGGCCGAGGTTGGAAATCCGAGAAATTTGATAGCCTTGGACCTAGACAGTTCGGATAACCTGACCGACGATGGTTTGCACAAATTCTTGTCAAGACACGGTCACCAGCTTTGGGGTGTAGCATTGTCGGGAATGCCTCACATCACGGACCAACTGTGGCAGAGCATTTTGCCAATTCTGACAAACACGAA GATTGTTGTTATGGGCACCCAGGAGCGGTTGGGGGTTAATATTCACGTGGATCAGCTCATGGACGGCATTGCCAATAACTGTCCCAACCTTGAACGACTCGAATTACGGTGGGATCCAGAAAATCTTCGATTCTCTGACAAGAGTCAAAAGGCTATCGACATTTTGCGGGTGAAATGTATTAAGCTTAGATGTTTGGTATTGAG CGACGGAAGGTATTACGAAATCGTTAAAGCCAACTTCGAACGAGCCGATAGAACAACGGTAGTTAGGACGACTACGTGTTCCAGAGTTACGAACTATTATTTATTGCATAACTACAAAgatttaatatttaattag
- the LOC124300041 gene encoding F-box/LRR-repeat protein 7 isoform X5 — MSTWTHLNVESATNAISRDDLHSSIRRGKLPTIEKLPDKVILNIFSYLSHREICRVARVCKRWRQIAYDTRLWKHVSLRPEVSGLHVGSLESLLHLISTRFGPSLRYIELPIELITHTVLHELANKCPNLTHMLLDFSTAMQLHDFSEMQAFPTKLKYMCICLSEVIFMEGFMRKIYNFINGLEILHLIGTYEKVEEEEEEIYEVINVHKLKSATPNLRVINLYGINFVDDSHIDAFSSNCIQLECLAVNFCSKVTGSTMKTLFQRSRRLTCLLMQGTNLQSEYVMQVEWEKSSVQELDITATDLSTECLIDMLTRIPGLRFLSAGQLNGFNDSVLKSWAEVGNPRNLIALDLDSSDNLTDDGLHKFLSRHGHQLWGVALSGMPHITDQLWQSILPILTNTKIVVMGTQERLGVNIHVDQLMDGIANNCPNLERLELRWDPENLRFSDKSQKAIDILRVKCIKLRCLVLSDGRYYEIVKANFERADRTTVVRTTTCSRVTNYYLLHNYKDLIFN, encoded by the exons ATGAGCACCTGGACCCATTTGAACGTGGAAAGCGCGACGAATGCTATATCCAGGGATGATTTGCACAGCAGTATCCGAAGGGGAAAATTaccg ACGATCGAGAAACTCCCGGACAAGGTGATACTCAACATTTTCAGCTACTTGTCTCATCGAGAGATCTGCAGGGTCGCCAGAGTCTGTAAAAGATGGCGTCAAATTGCTTACGACACCCGCCTCTGGAAGCATGTATCACTGAGGCCGGAGGTCAGCGGACTTCACGTTGGATCTCTCGAAAGTCTTCTGCACTTAATAAG cACACGTTTCGGCCCGTCGTTGAGGTACATCGAGCTTCCAATCGAGTTGATAACTCATACCGTTCTTCATGAGCTGGCCAATAAATGTCCAAATTTAACGCATATGCTGCTCGATTTTTCTACCGCCATGCAGCTACACGACTTTTCCGAGATGCAGGCTTTCCCGACAAAGTTGAAATACATGTGCATTTGTCTGTCCGAAGTCATCTTCATGGAGGGTTTCATGAGAAAGATATACAACTTTATCAACGGACTGGAAATTCTACATTTGATAG gAACTTACGAGAAGGtcgaagaagaggaagaagaaatatACGAAGTGATAAACGTTCACAAACTGAAATCAGCAACGCCAAATTTGAGAGTAATCAACTTGTACGGCATTAATTTTGTGGACGATTCTCACATAGATGCATTCTCCTCAAATTGCATTCAACTCGAGTGTCTCGCCGTGAATTTCTGCTCAAAAGTTACCGGCTCCACTATGAAGACCCTCTTTCAAAGAAGCAGACGGCTGACTTGCCTTCTCATGCAAGGAACCA ACTTGCAAAGTGAGTACGTGATGCAGGTGGAGTGGGAAAAGTCCAGCGTCCAAGAATTGGACATAACAGCAACAGATTTGAGTACCGAGTGCCTGATCGATATGCTGACGCGGATTCCTGGATTACGGTTTCTCAGCGCTGGGCAATTGAACGGCTTCAATGACAGCGTACTTAAATCCTGGGCCGAGGTTGGAAATCCGAGAAATTTGATAGCCTTGGACCTAGACAGTTCGGATAACCTGACCGACGATGGTTTGCACAAATTCTTGTCAAGACACGGTCACCAGCTTTGGGGTGTAGCATTGTCGGGAATGCCTCACATCACGGACCAACTGTGGCAGAGCATTTTGCCAATTCTGACAAACACGAA GATTGTTGTTATGGGCACCCAGGAGCGGTTGGGGGTTAATATTCACGTGGATCAGCTCATGGACGGCATTGCCAATAACTGTCCCAACCTTGAACGACTCGAATTACGGTGGGATCCAGAAAATCTTCGATTCTCTGACAAGAGTCAAAAGGCTATCGACATTTTGCGGGTGAAATGTATTAAGCTTAGATGTTTGGTATTGAG CGACGGAAGGTATTACGAAATCGTTAAAGCCAACTTCGAACGAGCCGATAGAACAACGGTAGTTAGGACGACTACGTGTTCCAGAGTTACGAACTATTATTTATTGCATAACTACAAAgatttaatatttaattag
- the LOC124300041 gene encoding F-box/LRR-repeat protein 7 isoform X3: MDLGGVDVWGQIALETSQMYVSEGGVVKSRFAGTTIEKLPDKVILNIFSYLSHREICRVARVCKRWRQIAYDTRLWKHVSLRPEVSGLHVGSLESLLHLISTRFGPSLRYIELPIELITHTVLHELANKCPNLTHMLLDFSTAMQLHDFSEMQAFPTKLKYMCICLSEVIFMEGFMRKIYNFINGLEILHLIGTYEKVEEEEEEIYEVINVHKLKSATPNLRVINLYGINFVDDSHIDAFSSNCIQLECLAVNFCSKVTGSTMKTLFQRSRRLTCLLMQGTNLQSEYVMQVEWEKSSVQELDITATDLSTECLIDMLTRIPGLRFLSAGQLNGFNDSVLKSWAEVGNPRNLIALDLDSSDNLTDDGLHKFLSRHGHQLWGVALSGMPHITDQLWQSILPILTNTKIVVMGTQERLGVNIHVDQLMDGIANNCPNLERLELRWDPENLRFSDKSQKAIDILRVKCIKLRCLVLSDGRYYEIVKANFERADRTTVVRTTTCSRVTNYYLLHNYKDLIFN, translated from the exons ATGGATCTTGGCGGTGTTGATGTCTGGGGCCAAATCGCCCTCGAAACATCTCAGATGTATGTCTCCGAAGGGGGTGTCGTCAAAAGTCGTTTTGCCGGCACC ACGATCGAGAAACTCCCGGACAAGGTGATACTCAACATTTTCAGCTACTTGTCTCATCGAGAGATCTGCAGGGTCGCCAGAGTCTGTAAAAGATGGCGTCAAATTGCTTACGACACCCGCCTCTGGAAGCATGTATCACTGAGGCCGGAGGTCAGCGGACTTCACGTTGGATCTCTCGAAAGTCTTCTGCACTTAATAAG cACACGTTTCGGCCCGTCGTTGAGGTACATCGAGCTTCCAATCGAGTTGATAACTCATACCGTTCTTCATGAGCTGGCCAATAAATGTCCAAATTTAACGCATATGCTGCTCGATTTTTCTACCGCCATGCAGCTACACGACTTTTCCGAGATGCAGGCTTTCCCGACAAAGTTGAAATACATGTGCATTTGTCTGTCCGAAGTCATCTTCATGGAGGGTTTCATGAGAAAGATATACAACTTTATCAACGGACTGGAAATTCTACATTTGATAG gAACTTACGAGAAGGtcgaagaagaggaagaagaaatatACGAAGTGATAAACGTTCACAAACTGAAATCAGCAACGCCAAATTTGAGAGTAATCAACTTGTACGGCATTAATTTTGTGGACGATTCTCACATAGATGCATTCTCCTCAAATTGCATTCAACTCGAGTGTCTCGCCGTGAATTTCTGCTCAAAAGTTACCGGCTCCACTATGAAGACCCTCTTTCAAAGAAGCAGACGGCTGACTTGCCTTCTCATGCAAGGAACCA ACTTGCAAAGTGAGTACGTGATGCAGGTGGAGTGGGAAAAGTCCAGCGTCCAAGAATTGGACATAACAGCAACAGATTTGAGTACCGAGTGCCTGATCGATATGCTGACGCGGATTCCTGGATTACGGTTTCTCAGCGCTGGGCAATTGAACGGCTTCAATGACAGCGTACTTAAATCCTGGGCCGAGGTTGGAAATCCGAGAAATTTGATAGCCTTGGACCTAGACAGTTCGGATAACCTGACCGACGATGGTTTGCACAAATTCTTGTCAAGACACGGTCACCAGCTTTGGGGTGTAGCATTGTCGGGAATGCCTCACATCACGGACCAACTGTGGCAGAGCATTTTGCCAATTCTGACAAACACGAA GATTGTTGTTATGGGCACCCAGGAGCGGTTGGGGGTTAATATTCACGTGGATCAGCTCATGGACGGCATTGCCAATAACTGTCCCAACCTTGAACGACTCGAATTACGGTGGGATCCAGAAAATCTTCGATTCTCTGACAAGAGTCAAAAGGCTATCGACATTTTGCGGGTGAAATGTATTAAGCTTAGATGTTTGGTATTGAG CGACGGAAGGTATTACGAAATCGTTAAAGCCAACTTCGAACGAGCCGATAGAACAACGGTAGTTAGGACGACTACGTGTTCCAGAGTTACGAACTATTATTTATTGCATAACTACAAAgatttaatatttaattag
- the LOC124300110 gene encoding ras-related protein Rab-28-like: protein MSDSEEELFEKRLKFVLVGDTGAGKTSIATRYCNGEFTRHYTPTAGVDFFLKNISLGDYKSITLHIWDVGGLSLHGNMLDKYIFGAHVILFVYDVTNASSFEILGEWIETVRKVNEVFEAQPVLAIIGNKCDMEHQRSVKRDKSHMFAAESGIPCHDVSARTGESITMRVASLAAEVLGICVTKADRGFYKPIVQSVTDDTLTSKQVPSTALKKCAKKHAKKLHKTESNSELPPSKSSICSLQ, encoded by the exons ATGTCTGACTCGGAGGAAGAACTCTTTGAAAAACGATTGAAATTCGTTCTCGTAGGGGATACCGGAGCTGGAAAA acCAGTATAGCGACGCGATACTGCAATGGCGAATTTACTAGACACTATACGCCGACAGCCGGTGTTGACTTCTTTTTAAAGAACATCAGTCTAGGAGACTACAAAAGTATCACCCTTCACATTTGGGATGTTGGCGGATTATCGTTACATGGAAATATGCTGGACAAGTACATTTTTGGCGCACAC GTAATTCTGTTTGTCTATGACGTGACAAACGCTTCGAGTTTCGAAATTCTTGGAGAATGGATTGAAACGGTAAGAAAAGTGAACGAGGTATTCGAGGCACAACCAGTTTTGGCAATAATAGGAAATAAGTGTGATATGGAACATCAGAGGAGTGTTAAAAGAGACAAGTCCCACATGTTCGCAGCTGAAAGCGGGATACCGTGTCACGACGTTTCAGCTAGAACCGGCGAATCG ataACAATGCGCGTCGCAAGTTTGGCTGCCGAAGTATTAGGTATTTGCGTCACAAAAGCTGATCGAGGATTTTACAAACCTATAGTGCAGTCCGTAACCGATGATACGTTGACCTCAAAACAAGTACCGTCGACGGCTTTAAAAAAATGCGCAAAGAAACACGCGAAAAAACTTCATAAGACTGAGTCTAATTCTGAGCTTCCACCTTCGAAATCGAGTATTTGTTCTTTGCAGTAG
- the LOC124300032 gene encoding hexosaminidase D-like → MARRKVPGSLTIVIMVLFTLLVIIYHILSDDVEDISAGRVKVEGVYPPNDLNESPFGFATQQQHDADILTNSKSRLAYLKHEQSYEEVVPLFKGHKIVHLDLKGAPPTVKYYRYLFPLLHRLGATGILIEYEDMFPFNGEVENIRALNSYSRRDIVEIQKLAKNSDLEIIPLIQTFGHFEFVLKLEKYKDLREVARYPQVLCPSHNKTLPLLYEMLDQVIGAHPNIKHFHIGADEVYQLAECSRCFEVLERNKWDKQQLFLSHVVRVATYIKKKYPTVKVLMWDDEFRDISVQEITDSGLNKLIEPVVWKYTTDPKVSLTENMWENYVELWPESVWIATAFKGATAPDRYYTDISYHLRNHEGWLEIIRKYSSRIKFKGVFLTGWQRYDHFSVLCDLLPSAIPSLAVNLAVLKSSTLYDFPHDIPDNILKILNCETPVTLSIPEPQFGWTYCGFHGSMIYSIILRLHTLNQEIARMEQDSTFKGWVKEYNLNYAFSNPSHIEHALSSLGEYKNEIIYIETDMRKAMEDIYDNYTIDEWIETYVEPLNEKLTKLLALKNRILERDSWPRRPLTKHEL, encoded by the coding sequence ATGGCACGGCGCAAAGTACCAGGTTCTCTGACAATCGTTATAATGGTTCTCTTCACCCTGTTAGTGATTATTTATCACATATTAAGCGACGACGTCGAAGACATATCTGCAGGCAGGGTCAAAGTCGAGGGCGTCTATCCTCCTAACGATTTAAACGAAAGTCCTTTTGGCTTTGCTACACAGCAGCAGCATGACGCCGATATATTGACGAATTCCAAGAGTAGGCTGGCATATTTGAAACATGAACAAAGCTACGAGGAAGTTGTGCCTCTGTTCAAAGGACACAAAATCGTTCACTTGGACTTGAAGGGCGCTCCGCCTACCGTAAAGTATTACAGATATTTATTCCCATTGTTGCACAGACTGGGGGCTACTGGTATTTTAATCGAGTACGAAGACATGTTTCCATTCAACGGCGAAGTAGAGAATATCAGAGCTTTGAATTCTTACAGTCGTCGAGATATTGTAGAGATCCAAAAACTGGCAAAGAACAGTGATCTAGAAATTATACCGCTGATACAAACTTTTGGACACTTTGAGTTTGTACTAAAATTGGAGAAATACAAGGATCTGCGAGAAGTTGCTCGCTATCCTCAAGTACTCTGTCCGTCGCACAACAAAACGCTTCCTCTTCTTTACGAAATGCTGGACCAAGTTATCGGCGCTCATCCAAATATCAAGCACTTCCACATCGGAGCTGATGAAGTTTATCAACTCGCCGAATGCTCCAGATGCTTTGAGGTTTTGGAAAGAAATAAGTGGGATAAACAGCAGCTGTTCCTTTCTCATGTGGTGAGAGTAGCAAcctatattaaaaaaaaatatcctacAGTGAAGGTTCTAATGTGGGATGACGAGTTCAGGGATATATCTGTGCAAGAAATTACTGATAGTGGGTTGAACAAACTAATAGAGCCAGTGGTCTGGAAATATACTACAGATCCAAAAGTATCTCTGACAGAAAATATGTGGGAGAATTATGTTGAACTTTGGCCAGAAAGTGTGTGGATCGCGACAGCGTTCAAGGGTGCTACGGCACCGGATCGTTATTATACAGACATTTCTTATCATTTGAGAAATCACGAGGGTTGGCTGGAAATCATTCGCAAATACTCTtccaggattaaatttaaGGGTGTCTTTTTGACTGGGTGGCAAAGATACGACCATTTCAGTGTTCTCTGCGATTTGCTTCCTTCCGCTATTCCATCTCTAGCTGTGAACTTGGCAGTTTTGAAATCGTCAACGCTGTACGATTTTCCACACGATATTCctgataatattttgaaaattcttaatTGCGAAACGCCGGTGACTTTGTCTATACCTGAGCCACAATTTGGCTGGACATATTGCGGCTTTCATGGGTCAATGATATATTCCATCATCTTACGATTACACACGCTAAACCAAGAAATTGCCAGAATGGAACAGGACAGTACATTCAAGGGGTGGGTAAAAGAGTATAATTTGAACTACGCTTTTTCCAATCCTAGTCACATAGAACATGCATTGAGTAGCTTAGGcgagtataaaaatgaaataatatacATTGAGACAGACATGCGGAAGGCAATGGAAGACATCTACGATAATTATACAATTGATGAGTGGATTGAAACTTATGTAGAGCCTTTGAATGAAAAGTTGACCAAACTTTTGGCGCTTAAGAATAGAATATTAGAACGTGATAGTTGGCCGAGAAGGCCATTAACGAAGCATGAGCTTTAA